In the Agrococcus sp. Marseille-Q4369 genome, one interval contains:
- the ligA gene encoding NAD-dependent DNA ligase LigA, translating into MVGIGAEGSLSDANERAQELRARIEEASAAYYDRDASIMSDAEYDALVRELDALEREHPELQSQDSPTQSVQGGTTSGLPTIPHRERMLSLDNVFSIEELREWCAKTEAAAGRDVAWLTELKIDGLAIALRYERGVLTSAATRGDGRVGEVVTTNALRVAGIPERLAGDGHPELVEVRGEVFIPVAAFERLNALQAELRERSIAEDRAKWEKRPAASRGEFDEERAADRAAKRFPAFANPRNAASGGLRQQLEKKTGLEREAGEARIEALAMFVHGFGAWGDPPVRAQSEVYGLLESWGLPTSPHVEVLRGVDDVVGYVERFGEQRHSVEHQLDGIVVKVDELSLHAELGITSRAPRWAIAYKYPPEEVHTKLLDIVVSVGRTGRATPYANMAPVQVAGSVVRQATLHNQDVVRVKGVLIGDTVVLRKAGDVIPEVLGPVVELRDGTEREFVMPEGCPECGTTLRPMKEGDIDLRCPNAKDCPAQVRGRVEHIGSRGALDIEALGEVTAAALTQPRVPAEPPLPTEAGLFALTLEQLVPIEVVVRDAETGQPKLDDDGEPVVRRPFQVVRREYPAGAESMTPAERRKAGIKQVEVAHPSKQAETLLAELERAKTKDLWRQLVSLNIRHVGPVAARALAGWFGSLEAIEAATPAELAEVEGVGPIIADAVVEWLAVDWHREIVDAWRAAGVRFATPGHPGPGAAAERGGVLVGLTVVATGSLEGYSREGAEEAIMAAGGKAASSVSKKTDFVAAGPGAGSKLAKAESLGVRIIDAAQFHLLVTEGPDALPAP; encoded by the coding sequence ATGGTGGGAATCGGTGCAGAGGGCTCGCTCAGCGACGCGAACGAGCGGGCGCAGGAGCTGCGAGCGCGGATCGAGGAGGCGAGCGCCGCCTACTACGACCGCGACGCCTCGATCATGTCCGACGCAGAGTACGACGCGCTCGTGCGGGAGCTCGACGCGCTCGAGCGGGAGCACCCCGAGCTGCAGAGCCAGGACTCGCCCACGCAGTCGGTGCAGGGCGGCACGACGAGCGGGCTGCCGACGATCCCGCACCGCGAGCGCATGCTGAGCCTCGACAACGTCTTCTCGATCGAGGAGCTGCGCGAGTGGTGCGCGAAGACCGAGGCGGCTGCCGGGCGCGACGTCGCGTGGCTCACCGAGCTCAAGATCGACGGCCTCGCGATCGCGCTGCGCTACGAGCGCGGCGTGCTCACCTCGGCCGCGACGCGCGGCGATGGCCGGGTCGGCGAGGTCGTCACGACCAACGCGCTGCGGGTCGCAGGCATCCCCGAGCGACTCGCGGGCGACGGCCACCCCGAGCTCGTCGAGGTGCGCGGCGAGGTCTTCATCCCGGTCGCCGCCTTCGAGCGGCTCAACGCCCTGCAGGCCGAGCTGCGCGAGCGCTCCATCGCCGAGGACCGCGCGAAGTGGGAGAAGCGGCCGGCGGCGAGCCGCGGCGAGTTCGACGAGGAGCGCGCCGCCGATCGCGCCGCGAAGCGCTTCCCCGCGTTCGCGAACCCCCGGAACGCCGCCTCCGGCGGCCTGCGCCAGCAGCTCGAGAAGAAGACCGGGCTCGAGCGGGAGGCGGGCGAGGCGCGCATCGAGGCGCTCGCGATGTTCGTGCACGGCTTCGGCGCGTGGGGCGACCCGCCCGTCCGGGCGCAGAGCGAGGTCTACGGCCTGCTCGAGTCGTGGGGCTTGCCGACGAGCCCGCACGTCGAGGTGCTCCGCGGCGTCGACGACGTCGTGGGCTACGTCGAGCGCTTCGGCGAGCAGCGGCACTCGGTCGAGCACCAGCTCGACGGCATCGTCGTGAAGGTCGACGAGCTCTCGCTCCACGCCGAGCTCGGGATCACGAGCCGCGCGCCGCGCTGGGCGATCGCCTACAAGTACCCGCCGGAGGAGGTGCACACGAAGCTGCTCGACATCGTCGTGAGCGTCGGCCGCACCGGCCGGGCGACGCCCTACGCCAACATGGCGCCCGTGCAGGTCGCGGGCTCCGTCGTGCGGCAGGCGACCCTCCACAACCAGGACGTCGTGCGCGTCAAGGGCGTGCTCATCGGCGACACCGTCGTGCTGCGGAAGGCCGGCGACGTGATCCCGGAGGTGCTCGGACCGGTCGTCGAGCTGCGCGACGGCACCGAGCGCGAGTTCGTCATGCCCGAGGGCTGCCCCGAGTGCGGCACGACGCTGCGCCCGATGAAGGAGGGCGACATCGACCTCCGCTGCCCGAACGCGAAGGACTGCCCTGCGCAGGTGCGGGGGCGCGTCGAGCACATCGGCAGCCGCGGCGCGCTCGACATCGAGGCGCTCGGGGAGGTGACGGCGGCGGCGCTCACGCAGCCGCGCGTGCCGGCCGAGCCGCCGCTGCCGACCGAGGCGGGCCTGTTCGCCCTCACCCTCGAGCAGCTCGTGCCGATCGAGGTCGTCGTGCGCGACGCCGAGACGGGGCAGCCGAAGCTCGACGACGACGGCGAGCCCGTCGTGCGCCGCCCGTTCCAGGTCGTCCGCCGCGAGTACCCGGCGGGGGCCGAGTCGATGACGCCCGCGGAGCGGCGGAAAGCGGGCATCAAGCAGGTTGAGGTCGCGCATCCGTCGAAGCAGGCCGAGACGCTGCTCGCCGAGCTCGAGCGAGCCAAGACGAAGGACCTCTGGCGGCAGCTCGTCTCGCTCAACATCCGCCACGTCGGTCCGGTCGCCGCGCGCGCGCTCGCCGGCTGGTTCGGGTCGCTCGAGGCGATCGAGGCCGCGACCCCCGCCGAGCTCGCCGAGGTCGAGGGCGTCGGCCCGATCATCGCCGACGCGGTCGTGGAGTGGCTCGCGGTCGACTGGCACCGCGAGATCGTCGACGCCTGGCGCGCAGCGGGCGTGCGCTTCGCGACCCCGGGTCACCCCGGTCCCGGCGCGGCAGCCGAGCGCGGCGGCGTGCTCGTCGGCCTCACGGTCGTCGCGACCGGCTCGCTCGAGGGCTACTCGCGCGAGGGCGCCGAGGAGGCGATCATGGCCGCCGGCGGCAAGGCCGCCTCGAGCGTGTCGAAGAAGACCGACTTCGTCGCCGCCGGCCCCGGCGCGGGCTCGAAGCTCGCGAAGGCCGAGTCGCTCGGCGTGCGCATCATCGACGCCGCGCAGTTCCACCTGCTCGTCACCGAGGGCCCCGACGCGCTCCCGGCGCCGTGA
- a CDS encoding LLM class F420-dependent oxidoreductase: protein MDFRIFTEPQQGASYDELLAVALRTEQLGFDGFFRSDHYLRMGDGDPGYGPTDAWTTLAGLARDTERVRLGTLVSSVTYRLPGILAVQVANVDAMSGGRVELGLGTGWFEQEHRAFGIPFPERRFDLLEEQLAIVTGFWQTPAGARFSFDGDHYRLEDSPALPKPVQERIPVIVGGLGAKRTPRLAAQFGDEHNLSFPPFERIRPLFAALDEAIEREERERPVVRSVALVACVGDDEATFRRRADAIGREPEELRQHGVAGSRAEVEDLLGRLADDGVERVYLQVLDMTDLDHLDELASFAGVEVPVAA, encoded by the coding sequence ATGGACTTCCGCATCTTCACCGAGCCCCAGCAGGGCGCCTCCTACGACGAGCTGCTCGCGGTCGCGCTGCGCACCGAGCAGCTCGGCTTCGACGGCTTCTTCCGCTCCGACCACTACCTCCGCATGGGCGACGGCGACCCGGGCTACGGGCCGACGGATGCGTGGACGACGCTCGCGGGCCTCGCGCGCGACACCGAGCGGGTGCGCCTCGGCACGCTCGTCTCGTCCGTCACCTACCGGCTCCCCGGCATCCTCGCCGTGCAGGTCGCGAACGTCGACGCGATGTCGGGCGGCCGCGTCGAGCTCGGCCTCGGCACCGGCTGGTTCGAGCAGGAGCACCGCGCCTTCGGCATCCCCTTCCCCGAGCGCCGCTTCGACCTGCTCGAGGAGCAGCTCGCGATCGTGACGGGGTTCTGGCAGACGCCCGCGGGCGCGCGATTCTCGTTCGACGGCGACCACTACCGCCTCGAGGACTCCCCCGCGCTCCCGAAGCCCGTGCAGGAGCGCATCCCCGTGATCGTCGGCGGACTGGGCGCGAAGCGCACGCCACGGCTCGCCGCGCAGTTCGGCGACGAGCACAACCTCTCGTTCCCGCCGTTCGAGCGCATCCGACCCCTGTTCGCCGCGCTCGACGAGGCCATCGAGCGCGAGGAGCGCGAGCGCCCCGTCGTGCGCTCGGTCGCGCTCGTCGCGTGCGTCGGCGACGACGAGGCGACGTTCCGACGGCGGGCGGATGCGATCGGTCGCGAGCCCGAGGAGCTGCGGCAGCACGGCGTGGCCGGCTCGCGCGCCGAGGTCGAGGACCTGCTCGGCCGGCTCGCCGACGACGGGGTCGAGCGCGTCTACCTGCAGGTGCTCGACATGACCGACCTCGACCACCTCGACGAGCTCGCATCGTTCGCGGGCGTCGAGGTGCCGGTCGCCGCCTGA
- a CDS encoding AAA family ATPase, with amino-acid sequence MIDRLAIEGYRSIRSLVLDLGQLTVVTGRNGSGKSSLYRALRLLAAAGRAHAVGELALDGGLDAVRWAGPERIARAVRDGGPTQGLIRTGPVALRLGFASIEGLGYAIDLGLPIPEQSLFDRDPHIKQEHVFAGPDPRPASVLVERRGPLARVRGDDGWRELTRGLRTWESVLDEHAGAADAAELAGVRRSMRQWRFHDALRTDAGSPARQPQVGTRSPRLDDDGANLAAVLRTSIEGGFDRDIERAVADAFDGSRLETVMVEGRMTPALRQPGMLRLLTAAELSDGTLQFLLLLAALTSLERPSLVVLNEPERSLHAELIAPLASLIRRAAEQTQVVVVTHQQQLVDALGGTLVELEKQHGETLVAGREGPLDQPRWHWPKR; translated from the coding sequence GTGATCGACCGGCTCGCGATCGAGGGCTATCGCTCGATCCGCTCGCTCGTTCTCGACCTGGGGCAGCTCACGGTCGTGACGGGCCGCAACGGCAGCGGCAAGTCGAGCCTGTATCGCGCGCTGCGCCTGCTCGCCGCGGCGGGGCGGGCGCACGCGGTGGGCGAGCTCGCCCTCGACGGGGGACTGGATGCGGTGCGCTGGGCGGGCCCGGAGCGGATCGCCCGCGCGGTGCGCGATGGCGGGCCTACGCAGGGCCTCATCCGCACGGGTCCCGTCGCGCTCAGGCTCGGCTTCGCCTCGATCGAAGGGCTCGGCTACGCGATCGACCTCGGGCTGCCGATCCCCGAGCAGAGCCTCTTCGACCGCGACCCCCACATCAAGCAGGAGCACGTCTTCGCTGGCCCCGACCCGCGGCCGGCGAGCGTGCTCGTCGAGCGCCGCGGGCCGCTCGCGCGCGTGCGCGGCGACGACGGCTGGCGCGAGCTGACACGTGGCCTCCGGACGTGGGAGTCGGTCCTCGACGAGCATGCGGGTGCGGCCGACGCGGCGGAGCTCGCGGGCGTGCGGCGTTCGATGCGCCAGTGGCGCTTCCACGACGCGCTCCGCACCGACGCGGGCTCACCCGCGCGGCAGCCGCAGGTCGGCACGCGCAGTCCGCGGCTCGACGACGACGGCGCCAACCTCGCCGCCGTCCTGCGCACGTCGATCGAGGGCGGCTTCGATCGCGACATCGAGCGCGCCGTCGCCGACGCCTTCGACGGCTCGCGGCTCGAGACGGTGATGGTCGAGGGTCGCATGACGCCCGCGCTCCGCCAGCCGGGCATGCTGCGCCTCCTCACCGCCGCCGAGCTCTCCGACGGCACGCTGCAGTTCCTGCTGCTGCTCGCCGCCCTCACCTCGCTCGAGCGGCCGAGCCTCGTGGTGCTCAACGAGCCCGAGCGCAGCCTGCACGCCGAGCTCATCGCGCCGCTCGCATCCCTCATCCGCCGCGCGGCCGAGCAGACGCAAGTCGTCGTGGTCACGCACCAGCAGCAGCTCGTCGACGCGCTCGGCGGCACGCTCGTCGAGCTCGAGAAGCAGCACGGCGAGACGCTCGTCGCCGGCCGCGAGGGTCCGCTCGACCAGCCGCGTTGGCACTGGCCGAAGCGCTGA
- a CDS encoding DUF4383 domain-containing protein, giving the protein MSRSPNRLVATIFGAVYLLVGLMGLFVAGTNIVGEEGGLLLGVFQVNHLHNIVHLAIGAALLLAGLRSTAAAKRVNVIVGAVYLLVGIVGFFIVDTAANILALNTPDHFLHLGSAIVLLGVGLALDRDTTSRRAAV; this is encoded by the coding sequence ATGTCCCGCTCACCGAATCGCCTCGTCGCCACCATCTTCGGCGCCGTCTACCTGCTCGTCGGCCTCATGGGCCTCTTCGTCGCCGGCACGAACATCGTCGGCGAGGAGGGTGGCCTGCTGCTCGGCGTGTTCCAGGTGAACCACCTGCACAACATCGTCCACCTCGCGATCGGCGCGGCGCTCCTGCTCGCGGGCCTGCGCAGCACCGCAGCGGCCAAGCGCGTGAACGTCATCGTCGGCGCGGTCTACCTGCTCGTCGGCATCGTGGGCTTCTTCATCGTCGACACGGCGGCGAACATCCTCGCCCTCAACACGCCCGACCACTTCCTGCACCTCGGCTCGGCGATCGTGCTGCTCGGCGTCGGCCTCGCGCTCGACCGCGACACGACGTCGCGCCGCGCGGCCGTCTAG
- a CDS encoding GlsB/YeaQ/YmgE family stress response membrane protein, which produces MGILGWIVLGLVAGAIAKLILPGRQGGGWIITLILGVVGALLGGFLGSVLFNVGLEDFWSIQTWLLAIGGAIIVLLIYGLLTKNRGRTTA; this is translated from the coding sequence ATGGGCATTCTCGGTTGGATCGTCCTCGGCCTCGTCGCCGGTGCCATCGCCAAGCTGATCCTCCCCGGCCGCCAGGGCGGCGGATGGATCATCACGCTGATCCTCGGCGTCGTGGGCGCGCTGCTCGGAGGCTTCCTCGGGTCGGTGCTGTTCAACGTCGGCCTGGAGGACTTCTGGTCCATCCAGACGTGGCTGCTGGCCATCGGCGGTGCGATCATCGTGCTGCTGATCTACGGCCTGCTGACCAAGAACCGCGGTCGCACCACGGCGTAA
- a CDS encoding YdcF family protein: MTAVRGRMRVLAPAIVAGAVVIAIVAIAGVLVAAPLARWLDADAREPLWGTVVVAAAIATTTLGGASAWHGLVLTRLVRVRLVDRLIAALGVGMLLLAAGIVAAVGIEPALARAALLLASPLWAAGLGFAVLVGAMLLHARAPLHEPPGAVLILGAGLRGRDVGPLLRRRVERGAEVWRAALPGRPDARIVVAGGRGPDEVRTEASAMAEHLTERLGVPPGAIDLEQASTSTRENLELSRPFLTGERAPLAVVTSGYHAYRTAWLLAELGMDGAVVGAWTRPSYRPGAVVREALAIAADARRWCLAAALAIEAIAVWALVVEP, translated from the coding sequence GTGACGGCGGTGCGGGGGCGGATGCGCGTGCTGGCTCCCGCGATCGTCGCCGGTGCGGTCGTGATCGCGATCGTCGCGATCGCCGGCGTCCTCGTGGCTGCGCCGCTCGCGCGCTGGCTCGACGCCGACGCTCGCGAGCCGCTCTGGGGCACCGTCGTCGTCGCCGCGGCGATCGCGACCACCACGCTCGGCGGCGCTTCGGCGTGGCACGGCCTCGTGCTCACGCGGCTCGTGCGCGTGCGGCTCGTCGACCGGCTCATCGCGGCGCTCGGAGTCGGCATGCTGCTGCTCGCCGCCGGCATCGTCGCCGCGGTCGGGATCGAGCCGGCGCTCGCGCGCGCCGCGCTGCTGCTCGCGTCGCCGCTCTGGGCCGCGGGCCTCGGCTTCGCGGTGCTCGTCGGCGCGATGCTGCTGCACGCGCGAGCGCCGCTGCACGAGCCGCCCGGCGCCGTGCTCATCCTCGGCGCGGGGCTCCGGGGGCGCGATGTCGGTCCGCTGCTGCGCCGACGCGTCGAGCGGGGGGCGGAGGTCTGGCGCGCAGCGCTGCCCGGCCGGCCCGACGCCCGCATCGTCGTCGCCGGCGGCCGGGGGCCCGACGAGGTGCGCACCGAGGCGTCGGCGATGGCCGAGCACCTCACCGAGCGGCTCGGCGTGCCGCCCGGCGCGATCGACCTCGAGCAGGCGTCGACCTCGACGCGCGAGAACCTCGAGCTCTCGCGGCCCTTCCTCACGGGGGAGCGGGCGCCGCTCGCGGTCGTGACGAGTGGCTACCACGCCTATCGCACCGCGTGGCTGCTCGCCGAGCTCGGCATGGACGGCGCCGTGGTCGGCGCGTGGACGCGCCCCTCGTACCGGCCCGGCGCCGTCGTGCGCGAGGCGCTCGCGATCGCCGCCGACGCGCGCCGGTGGTGCCTCGCGGCGGCACTCGCGATCGAGGCGATCGCGGTCTGGGCGCTCGTCGTCGAGCCGTAG
- the gatC gene encoding Asp-tRNA(Asn)/Glu-tRNA(Gln) amidotransferase subunit GatC produces MSEITRDDVQHLAGLARIALTDDEVTSLTSELSAIVDAIATVSEIAGPDVPATSHPVSLSNVMRDDVVGETLSAEQIFAGAPSHDGERFRVSAILGEEQ; encoded by the coding sequence ATGTCCGAGATCACCCGCGACGACGTCCAGCACCTGGCTGGACTCGCTCGCATCGCGCTCACCGACGACGAGGTGACGAGCCTCACGAGCGAGCTGTCCGCGATCGTCGACGCGATCGCGACTGTGAGCGAGATCGCCGGCCCCGACGTGCCCGCCACGAGCCACCCCGTGTCGCTCTCGAACGTCATGCGCGACGACGTCGTCGGCGAGACGCTCTCGGCCGAGCAGATCTTCGCCGGTGCCCCGAGCCACGACGGCGAGCGCTTCCGCGTCTCGGCGATCCTGGGGGAGGAGCAGTGA
- the gatB gene encoding Asp-tRNA(Asn)/Glu-tRNA(Gln) amidotransferase subunit GatB, whose protein sequence is MKDKLMDFDEALERFEPVLGFEVHVELGTRTKMFSAAPNPAHPDFHDAEPNTLVDPLSLGLPGSLPVVNAEAVRYSISLGLALGCEIAQSCRFARKNYFYPDTPKNYQISQYDEPIAFEGAVEIELADGRQISIPIERAHMEEDAGKLTHVGGSTGRIQGAEYSLVDYNRAGVPLVEIVTKPIFGAEHDAPELAKRYVAAIRDIVLSLGISEARMERGNLRCDANVSLRPRGQEKLGTRTETKNVNSLRSVERAVRYEIQRQAAILAAGGTIVQETRHWHEDTGATSPGRPKSDADDYRYFPEPDLLPLAPSRELVEELRTQLPEQPVAHRRRLKAEWGFTDLEFQDVVNGDMLHLVEATVAAGATPQAARKWWTGEMARLANEQGVEASSLVEPEHVAQLQALVDEGALTDRLARQVLEGVIAGEGAPAEVVESRGLKVVTDESALVAAVDEALAGQPDVLQKIRDGKVQAAGAVIGAVMKAMRGQADAARVREIVLQRAMD, encoded by the coding sequence ATGAAGGACAAGCTGATGGACTTCGACGAGGCGCTCGAGCGCTTCGAGCCCGTGCTCGGCTTCGAGGTGCACGTCGAGCTCGGCACGCGCACGAAGATGTTCTCCGCCGCGCCCAACCCCGCGCATCCGGACTTCCACGACGCCGAGCCCAACACGCTCGTCGACCCGCTGAGCCTCGGCCTGCCCGGCAGCCTGCCGGTCGTGAACGCCGAGGCCGTGCGCTACTCGATCTCGCTCGGGCTCGCGCTCGGCTGCGAGATCGCGCAGTCGTGCCGGTTCGCGCGGAAGAACTACTTCTACCCGGACACGCCGAAGAACTACCAGATCTCGCAGTACGACGAGCCCATCGCGTTCGAGGGCGCTGTCGAGATCGAGCTCGCCGACGGACGGCAGATCTCGATCCCGATCGAGCGCGCGCACATGGAGGAGGACGCCGGCAAGCTCACGCACGTGGGCGGCTCGACCGGTCGCATCCAGGGCGCCGAGTACTCGCTCGTCGACTACAACCGCGCGGGCGTGCCGCTCGTCGAGATCGTCACGAAGCCGATCTTCGGCGCCGAGCACGACGCCCCCGAGCTCGCGAAGCGCTACGTCGCGGCCATCCGCGACATCGTGCTCTCGCTCGGCATCTCGGAGGCCCGCATGGAGCGCGGCAACCTGCGCTGCGATGCGAACGTGAGCCTGCGTCCGCGCGGCCAGGAGAAGCTCGGCACCCGCACCGAGACGAAGAACGTCAACTCGCTGCGCTCGGTCGAGCGCGCCGTGCGCTACGAGATCCAGCGGCAGGCGGCGATCCTCGCCGCGGGCGGCACGATCGTGCAGGAGACGCGGCACTGGCACGAGGACACGGGCGCGACGAGCCCGGGCCGGCCGAAGTCGGACGCCGACGACTACCGCTACTTCCCCGAGCCCGACCTGCTGCCGCTCGCGCCGAGCCGGGAGCTCGTCGAGGAGCTGCGCACGCAGCTGCCGGAGCAGCCCGTCGCGCACCGCCGCCGGCTCAAGGCCGAGTGGGGGTTCACCGACCTCGAGTTCCAGGACGTCGTGAACGGCGACATGCTGCACCTCGTCGAGGCGACGGTCGCCGCGGGCGCCACGCCGCAGGCGGCGCGCAAGTGGTGGACGGGCGAGATGGCCCGGCTCGCGAACGAGCAGGGCGTCGAGGCGTCGAGCCTCGTCGAGCCCGAGCACGTCGCGCAGCTGCAGGCGCTCGTCGACGAGGGCGCGCTCACCGACCGGCTCGCGCGGCAGGTGCTCGAGGGCGTCATCGCTGGCGAGGGCGCTCCCGCCGAGGTGGTCGAGTCGCGCGGGCTCAAGGTCGTCACCGATGAGTCGGCGCTCGTCGCCGCGGTCGACGAGGCGCTCGCGGGCCAGCCCGACGTGCTGCAGAAGATCCGCGACGGCAAGGTGCAGGCGGCGGGCGCGGTGATCGGCGCCGTCATGAAGGCGATGCGCGGTCAGGCAGACGCGGCGCGAGTGCGGGAGATCGTCCTTCAGCGGGCTATGGATTAG
- the gatA gene encoding Asp-tRNA(Asn)/Glu-tRNA(Gln) amidotransferase subunit GatA has translation MEQAQSGDLTRLAGHELAALLRSGEVSSVEATQAHLDRIAEVDGDVHAFLHVNAAALEQAKAIDERRAAGEELHELAGAPVAIKDVLCTVGMPSTAGSRILEGWIPPYDATVVARLGHAGLVALGKTNMDEFAMGSSTEHSAYGPTRNPWDLERIPGGSGGGSAAAVAAFEAPFALGSDTGGSIRQPAAVTGTVGMKPTYGGVSRYGAIALASSLDQVGPVTRTVLDSALIHDVIGGHDPLDSTSLEREWPSFAAAAREGASRGDLAGVRVGVVKELDSDGIAADVQARFQETLQVLTDAGAEVVEVSCPSFAYSVAAYYLILPAEASSNLARFDSVRFGLRVEQAGQTVEDVMAATREAGFGTEVKRRIILGTYALSAGYYDAYYGSAQKVRTLIQRDFDAAFEQADILISPAAPTTAFKLGEKLDDPLAMYVNDITTIPANLAGIPGMGLPMGLGDDGLPVGLQLLAPMFEDERLYRAGAAIEALLAQRWGGILATKAPELAGGAR, from the coding sequence ATGGAGCAGGCTCAGAGCGGGGATCTCACCCGCCTCGCGGGCCATGAGCTCGCGGCGCTGCTGCGCAGCGGCGAGGTCTCGTCGGTCGAGGCGACGCAGGCCCACCTCGACCGCATCGCCGAGGTCGACGGCGACGTGCACGCCTTCCTCCACGTCAACGCGGCCGCGCTCGAGCAGGCGAAGGCGATCGACGAGCGCCGCGCCGCCGGTGAGGAGCTCCACGAGCTCGCGGGCGCCCCGGTCGCGATCAAGGACGTGCTCTGCACGGTCGGCATGCCCTCGACCGCGGGCTCGCGCATCCTCGAGGGCTGGATCCCGCCCTACGACGCGACCGTCGTCGCCCGCCTGGGGCACGCCGGCCTCGTCGCGCTCGGCAAGACCAACATGGACGAGTTCGCGATGGGCTCGTCGACCGAGCACTCCGCCTACGGCCCGACCCGGAACCCGTGGGACCTCGAGCGCATCCCCGGCGGCTCGGGCGGCGGCTCGGCGGCCGCGGTCGCGGCGTTCGAGGCGCCCTTCGCGCTCGGCTCCGACACCGGCGGCTCGATCCGTCAGCCCGCGGCCGTCACGGGCACGGTCGGCATGAAGCCGACCTACGGCGGCGTGAGCCGCTACGGCGCGATCGCGCTCGCCTCGAGCCTCGATCAGGTCGGCCCCGTGACCCGCACCGTGCTCGACTCGGCGCTCATCCACGACGTCATCGGCGGCCACGACCCGCTCGACTCGACGAGCCTCGAGCGCGAGTGGCCGTCGTTCGCGGCGGCGGCGCGCGAGGGCGCGTCGAGGGGCGACCTCGCGGGCGTCAGGGTCGGCGTCGTCAAGGAGCTCGACTCCGACGGCATCGCCGCCGACGTGCAGGCGCGCTTCCAGGAGACCCTGCAGGTGCTGACCGATGCGGGGGCTGAGGTCGTCGAGGTGTCGTGCCCGTCGTTCGCGTACTCGGTCGCCGCGTACTACCTCATCCTCCCCGCGGAGGCATCGAGCAACCTCGCGCGCTTCGACTCGGTGCGGTTCGGGCTGCGGGTCGAGCAGGCCGGGCAGACGGTCGAGGACGTCATGGCCGCGACGCGCGAGGCCGGCTTCGGCACCGAGGTCAAGCGCCGCATCATCCTCGGCACCTACGCGCTCTCCGCGGGCTACTACGACGCCTACTACGGCTCGGCGCAGAAGGTGCGCACGCTCATCCAGCGCGACTTCGACGCCGCGTTCGAGCAGGCCGACATCCTCATCAGCCCCGCTGCGCCGACCACGGCGTTCAAGCTCGGCGAGAAGCTCGACGACCCGCTCGCGATGTACGTCAACGACATCACGACGATCCCGGCGAACCTCGCGGGCATCCCCGGCATGGGCCTGCCGATGGGCCTCGGCGACGACGGGCTGCCCGTCGGACTGCAGCTGCTCGCGCCGATGTTCGAGGACGAGCGGCTCTACCGGGCAGGCGCCGCGATCGAGGCGCTCCTCGCGCAGCGCTGGGGCGGCATCCTCGCCACCAAGGCACCCGAGCTCGCAGGAGGCGCCCGATGA
- a CDS encoding Rv2578c family radical SAM protein produces MRWETQAATHVDDDALPGLEERSSVLESWPTPGFDGMSFLEITAKSALNHVAGDGFMGGAWTINPYRGCQHACRYCFARNTHTYLDLDAGADFDSRIVVKANLVEVLERELAGPRRDVDAVQLGTNTDPYQRAEGRYRLMPGVLRALARHGASISILTKGTLLRRDLPLLQSIARDVPVSIAMSIAIFDDELQQEVEPGTPTTRSRLETVRAVREAGLDCAVFAMPIMPGLTDTREHLERAFAAIAEAGATSAIASALHLRPGAREWYLQWLRAEHPELLPLYDRVYRDARGRFGSYAHPDYRSWLRDRIRPLQRRYGLGRTVVAPGTGISAVAPSNRAKQLPSTSGEPMLAAATLF; encoded by the coding sequence ATGCGATGGGAGACGCAAGCCGCGACGCACGTCGACGACGACGCGCTGCCGGGCCTCGAGGAGCGCTCGAGCGTGCTCGAGTCATGGCCGACTCCGGGGTTCGACGGCATGTCGTTCCTCGAGATCACGGCGAAGAGCGCGCTCAACCACGTCGCGGGCGACGGCTTCATGGGCGGCGCGTGGACGATCAACCCCTACCGCGGCTGCCAGCACGCGTGCCGCTACTGCTTCGCGCGCAACACGCACACCTACCTCGACCTCGACGCGGGCGCCGACTTCGACTCCCGCATCGTCGTGAAGGCCAATCTCGTCGAGGTGCTCGAGCGCGAGCTCGCGGGGCCGCGCCGCGACGTCGACGCCGTGCAGCTGGGGACGAACACCGACCCGTACCAGCGCGCGGAGGGCCGCTACCGGCTCATGCCGGGCGTGCTGCGCGCGCTCGCACGGCACGGCGCCTCGATCTCGATCCTCACGAAGGGCACGCTGCTGCGGCGCGACCTGCCGCTGCTGCAGTCGATCGCGCGCGACGTGCCGGTCTCGATCGCGATGTCGATCGCGATCTTCGACGACGAGCTGCAGCAGGAGGTCGAGCCCGGCACCCCGACGACGCGCTCGCGGCTCGAGACGGTGCGCGCCGTCCGCGAGGCGGGGCTCGACTGCGCCGTCTTCGCGATGCCGATCATGCCGGGGCTCACCGACACGCGCGAGCACCTCGAGCGAGCGTTCGCGGCGATCGCCGAGGCGGGCGCGACGAGCGCGATCGCGAGCGCCCTGCACCTGCGACCCGGCGCGCGCGAGTGGTACCTGCAGTGGCTCCGCGCCGAGCATCCCGAGCTGCTGCCGCTCTACGACCGGGTCTACCGAGACGCGCGCGGTCGCTTCGGGTCCTACGCGCACCCCGACTACCGCTCGTGGTTGCGCGACCGCATCCGCCCGCTGCAGCGCCGCTATGGGCTCGGCCGCACCGTCGTCGCCCCCGGCACCGGCATCTCGGCCGTCGCGCCGAGCAACCGCGCGAAGCAGCTTCCGAGCACGTCGGGCGAGCCGATGCTCGCGGCGGCGACGCTCTTCTGA